ATCGGCTCGTACGCGACCAACCCGGTCAACGGCGACAAGATCCCCGTCTTCATCGCCGACTACGTCCTGATGGGCTACGGCACCGGCGCGATCATGGCCGTCCCGGCCGGCGACCAGCGCGACTTCGAGTTCGCGCGCGCCTTCGAGCTGCCGATCCGCTGCATCGTCGAGCCGACCGACGGCCGTGGCACGGACACCTCGACCTGGGAGGACGCCTTCGCGTCGCACGACGCGAAGATCATCAACTCCACCGGTGAGGGTGTCTCGCTGGACGGCCTGGGCGTCGCCGAGGCCAAGGCGCGCATCACCGAGTGGCTGGAGTCCAAGGGCATCGGCGAGGGCACCGTCAACTTCCGGCTGCGCGACTGGCTGTTCAGCCGCCAGCGCTACTGGGGCGAGCCCTTCCCGATCGTCTACGACGAGGACGGCATCGCCCACGCCCTGCCCGAGTCGATGCTGCCGCTGGAGCTGCCCGAGGTCGAGGACTACTCGCCGCGCACCTTCGACCCGGACGACGCCGACACCCAGCCCGAGACGCCGCTGTCGCGCAACGAGGAATGGGTCAACGTCACCCTGGACCTGGGCGACGGTCCCAAGCGGTACCGGCGTGAGACCAACACCATGCCCAACTGGGCCGGTTCCTGCTGGTACGAGCTGCGTTACCTGGACCCGCACAACGACCAGCAGCTGGTCGACCCGGAGATCGAGCAGTACTGGATGGGCCCGCGCGAGGGCCGGCCCCACGGTGGCGTCGACCTGTACGTCGGCGGCGCCGAGCACGCCGTCCTGCACCTGCTGTACGCGCGCTTCTGGTCCAAGGTCCTGTTCGACCTGGGGCACGTCTCCTCGGCGGAGCCGTTCCACAAGCTGTTCAACCAGGGCATGATCCAGGCCTACGTCTACCGCGACAGCCGTGGCATCGCGGTGCCGGCCGCCGAGGTGGAGGAGCGCGACGGCGCCTACTACTACCAGGGCGAGAAGGTCTCCCGGCTGCTGGGCAAGATGGGCAAGTCCCTGAAGAACGCGGTCACTCCGGACGAGATCGCCGCCGAGTACGGTGCCGACACGCTGCGCCTGTACGAGATGGCGATGGGCCCGCTGGACGTGTCCCGGCCGTGGGACACGCGCGCGGTGGTCGGCCAGTTCCGGCTGCTGCAGCGGCTGTGGCGCAACGTCGTCGACGAGACGACCGGTGACGTCACGGTGGTGGACGCGGAGCCCGACGAGGACACGCTGCGTGCCCTGCACAAGGCGATCGACGGGGTGCGCGGGGATCTGGAGGGCATGCGGTTCAACACCGCCATCGCCAAGGTCACCGAGCTGAACAACCACCTGACCAAGGCGGGCGGGGCGGTGTCCCGCTCGGTCGCCGAGGCACTGGTGCTGATGGCCGCGCCGCTGGCCCCGCACATCGCCGAGGAGCTGTGGCGCAGGCTGGGGCACGAGGACTCGGTCGTCCACCAGGACTTCCCGGTCGCCGACCCGGCGTACGTGGTCGACGAGACCGTGACCTGCGTCGTGCAGATCAAGGGCAAGGTCAAGGCCCGCCTGGAGGTCTCGCCGGCCATCTCCGACGAGGAGCTGGAGAAGGTCGCGCTGTCCGACGAGAAGGTCGTGGCGGCGCTGGACGGCGCCGGGATCCGCAAGGTGATCGTGCGGGCGCCGAAGCTGGTGAACATCGTTCCGGTGTAGGCCTCCGGCGTACGCCTCCGGCGGTCGGGGCGGTTCCGATGCCGTGAGCGCGTCCCGGCCGGTTCGGTTGTCGTGGGCGCGTCCGGCCGGTTCGGTCGTCGTGGGCGTCGGCCGGTTCGGATGCCGTGAGCGTGGGGCCGCCGGTTCGGATGCCGTGTGCGGCGGGTGGCTCGGGGTGATCCCCTACGGGCAGGTTCGGGGTTCTGTTGGAACTCCGGGCCTGTCCGCTGCGTTTACCGTTGAAGAGTGATGCGGCGTGTGTCGCGGCCGGTCGGAGGAGGAGTTCGTGGAAGCAGTGATCGCAGTCGTCGCCCTGCTCTTCGTGCTCTTCGTCGTGCTCGGGGTGTACGCCACGGTGAAAGTGGTCGGCGCCGCCAAGCGCCGGGTCGACGAGACCATCACCCACGCCCGGCGCACGGTCGAGGACCACACCCTGCGGGCCAAGTCCTTCGCCCAGCCCGGCCCGGTCGGCGAGCTCGCCCAGCTGCGGCTGAAGCTGCGCACCTCCATGCGGGCCACCCAGGACGCGCTGCACGCGGGCGCGGCAGACGACGAGTCCCTGAAGGAATCCCTCGGCCTCTTCCAGCGCCTCAGCGCACACGGGCACGAACTGGACGCCGAACTTCGGCGCCTGGAGTCCGAGCCCGACCGCGCGACGCTCGCCGAGCGACTGCCCGACCTGCGCGAGCGCACCGAGCGCATCGTCCAGTCCGCGGACGCCCTGCGCTGGGCGGCCCGCGACCGGGCCCACCGCTTCGCCGACGACGACCTGGACAGCCTCAGCGCGCAGATCGACGTGGAGACCGGTGCCCTGCGGCACTGGCAGACGGCGGAGCCCTCGTCGTCGACACCGCCGCCCCCGTGGCCGGAGGCCCCGCCGGCCGAGGCCGCCGGGACGACCGAGCAGACCTGGCCGGACAGCCCTCGGTCGCAGCGGGCCGAGGAACCTACGCGGCCCGCCATCACCCCGCCCGGCCCTCGCCCTACGTACCCCTGGCAGAAGAAACCCCGTCCCGAGAGCACGACTTGAGGACGGCCGAGTACGCGCTGATCCGGTCAAGGCATTCCCAGGTGAGCGGGGTCGGACTGCCGCCCGGGCGCTACGCCAGGTAACCTCCAGCTCATGTCCCGCCATGTCGCGATCGTCACCGATTCAACGGCCTACCTGCCGCCGCGGACGATGGAGCGCCACGGCATCACCGCGGTACCTCTGACCGTGGTAGTCGGCGGCCAGGCGCTGGATGAGGGCACCGAGATCTCGACCCGCTCCCTCGCCCAGGCGTTGCAGAAGCGACGCCCTGTCACCACCTCGCGCCCCAACCCTCAGGTCTTCGCGGAGCACTACCGCAAGGTCGCCGAGTCCGGCGCCACGGGCATCGTCTCCCTGCACCTGTCCGCCGACCTCTCCGGCACCTACGACGCGGCGGTTCTCGCGGCGCGGGAGGCGCCGGTGCCGGTGCGGGTCGTCGACACCGGGATGGTCGCCATGGCGCTCGGGTTCTGCGCGCTCGCCGCGGCCGAGGCGGCGGAGACGGGCGGCACGGTGGACGAGGCCGTCACTGCCGCGGAGAAGCGAGCCGGGGGTACGGCCGCCTATTTCTACGTCGACACCCTCGACTATCTGCGTCGTGGTGGCCGCATCGGCGCCGCACAGGCGTTGTTGGGGTCCGCGCTCGCGGTGAAGCCGCTGCTGCAGCTGGAGGGTGGCCGGATCGGTCCGTTGGAGAAGGTGCGGACGGCGTCCAAGGCGATCGCCCGCCTCGAGGAGATCGCGGCCGAGCGGGCGGGCAGCGCGCAGGTCGACATCGCGGTGCACCATCTCGCCGCCCCTGACCGGGCGTCGGCGCTGGCGGACCGGTTGCGGGGGCGGGTGCCGGGGTTGGCCGAGCTGCATGTGAGTGAGGTTGGGGCGGTTATCGGGGCGCATACCGGGCCTGGGTTGTTGGGGGTTGTGGTTTCGCCTCGGTGACGGGTTTGGGCGTGGTGGGGGATGCGCTGCGGTGACGCTGTTTGGCCGTGGTGGCGGATGCGTCGTGTGATGGGTCGGCCGGGGGTGATGGGCTCTTCGGGTGGGTGCATCACTCGTGTGGGTGGCGGAGTTATCCACAACTGGGCGGTAATCCCCGGGAATTGAGCAAGATCATCGCGGGTGGGGCGAGGTGTCCGATCCTCGTCGCATGGCACTTCGATCACGTACACGCACCACCACGGCGACCAGCGGCCCGGGCCGCGGTCCCCATTCCGACGGCCGCGCCCGCCACCGACGACGCATGCATGTCCGGGGGCGGGCACGGCAGCGCCATGTGTCGGCGGAGGAGTTGCGGCGCAGGGCGGAGGTGATTTTCGCCGAACGGGCCGGGGAGTGGCGGGAGTCGGGGGCGGGGCCGCCGGTGCGGGGGGAGGGGTATGCCCCGGGTTCCGGGGCGGGGGAGATGCCTGACCCGAGGGAGCTGAGGTGGCCGAGGGGGTCTCGTGGACCGCATGGACTCGTTCGGGAGGAGCCCGGTTGGCGTGCAGGGGCTGAGGAGTCGGAAGCGGACCTGAGGGGCGCGCCGCGCGCTCGGGGGGCCGTGGGCATGGACGGTCCGTACGCCGACTGGTCCGAGGGCTCGGGTGTGCCGCGTGTTGATGTGGCGACGCGTTCGGACGTCCTGCGGGCTGATGCGCCGTGCGCTGATGTGCCGCTGGACTCCGATGTGCCGCTGGGCTCCGATGCTTCGCGCGGTGATACGGCGCACGGCCCGGACATGCCGGATGCCGACGCGGGTGACGGGGCCGGGTCCAGGCCAGGGACCGGTGACGCGGGGGCCGGGGACTGGCGGGTGCGGGTGGGGCCGGCTTTGCGGGAGCGGATGCCGGTGTGGTTGCAGGCGAGGTGTGGGCTGGAGCGGCGGAGCGTGGTCGCGCTCACCGTGGTGCTCGTCCTCGCCGCCGGGTTTGCCGTGCAGCACTTCTGGGCCGGCCGGGCGCAGTCCGTGCGGGCGCCCGAGGTGGTGCGGGCGGCGGCTCCGTTCGGAGGTGGGGAGCTGGGTGAGGAGGACGTGGCGGGGGCGTCGGCTGCCGCTGCGCCGGGGGCCGTGGGCACGGCCGCGGCGGAGATTGTCGTGGATGTCAGCGGCAAGGTGCGCGAGCCGGGGATCCATCGGCTGCCGGCTGGCTCGCGTGTCGCTGACGCACTGCGCGTGGCCGGTGGGGTCCGTCCCGGCACGAACACCGATGGCCTCAACCGGGCCCGGTTCCTGGTGGACGGCGAGCAGGTGATCGTCGGCAGTACGGCTGGCGCCCCGGGGGCTGCTCCGGGCGCGGGCGCGGGCGGTGCGGTCGCCGGGGCCGCACCTGCCGGGCCGGTCTCCCTCAACACGGCCACCGTGGATCAGCTGGACACCCTCCCGGGCGTCGGCCCGGTGCTGGCCCAGCACATCATCGACTACCGCACCCAGCACGGTGGCTTCCGTTCGGTGGACGAACTGCGCGAGGTCAATGGCATCGGCGACCGCCGGTTCGCCGATCTACGGAATCTCGTACAGCCATGAGGCACGACGTCCGCGCACCCGACCCCGTGCCTTCCCGCGCCGCCGTTCATGCCGCCTCCGGGAACCGGCTTGGTGCCTCCCATCCCCGACAGGAAGGACCGACGGACCTCCGACTCGTCCCACTCGCGCTCGCTGCCTGGGCGACGGCGGCGCTGATGCTGGACGCCCCGACGGTGTGGGTGGGCGGGGCGGTGGTCGTATGCCTGGTCGTGGCGGGCGTACTGCTGCTGGTGCGGCGCGGCGGGGTGGGTGACAGTCGTGCGACCGGGCCTGGGCGGGATTCTGCGCCTGGGTGGGACGACCCTCTGCCCGGGCGGGACGACGGCTCCCTGCCTGGGCGGGACTCCGCGTCTGGGCCGGATTCTGTGCCGGGGCGCTTCACGCCCCCGCGTAGGCAGGGCTCAGCGCTCCGGCGGCTCACCTGGCCGCGTGCCTCGGCCGCTTGGCCGCGCATTTCGGTCGCTGCTGTCCTGCTCTGCGTCGCGGCGGCCGCTGCCTCCGCCGGGCTGCACGGGGCCGATCTGCGGCGTGGGCCGGTGCCCGGGCTGGCGCGGGAGTACGCCACCGTGACCGCCGAAGTCGAGGTCACCTCCGACCCCCGGCTCACCCGGCCCCGGGTCAAGGGCGATCACATGGCGCCGACCTCCGTGCTGATCAACGCGGACGTGCGGCGCGTCGAGGGGGCGCACGGCACGGCGGTGGTGACGCGGGCACCGGTGCTGATGATCGTCGACGCGGCACCGAGGTCCTCTGGGGCGGGGGACGTGCACGGGGCGCTGAGGTCCTCTGGGGCGGGGGACATGCGCGGGCTGCCGAGGCCCCCTGGGTCTGGGGACGTCAACGAGGCGTCGCAGTCCGCTGACGGTCGGGGTTCGCCCTGGCTGAGGCTGCTGCCCTCCACGCGGCTGCGGGTGACCGCGGCGCTGGCGCCCCCACTGGCCGGCGGGGACCGAATCGCTGCCGTGCTGCGGGTCCGGGACCCGGCGATGCCGCACGTAGTGGGGGAGCCGTCGGGGGCGCAGCGGCTGGCGGGGCGGTTGCGCGCCGGGCTGCGGGAGGCGACCGACGGGTTGCCGGCGGACGCGCGGGCGCTGCTGCCGGGGCTGGTGGTGGGCGACACCTCGCGGATCACTCCGGAGCTGGACGAGGCGTTCAAGGAGACCGACCTCGCGCACACGCTAGCTGTCTCCGGCAGCAACCTCACGATCATCCTCGCCCTGCTCATCGGCCCGCCCGGCCTGGCCCAGCGGGTCGAGCGCCGTGGTCTCGCGCCCCGCCTCGGCATCTCCCTGCGGGCAACCGCGCTGCTCGGCGGAGCGCTCACCCTCGCGTTCGTGGTCGTGTGCCGACCGGACCCGAGCGTGCTGCGGGCCGCGGCCTGCGGGGCCGTCGCTCTGCTGGCCCTGGCGACCGGACGCCGCAGATCACTGATCCCGGCGCTGGCGACGGCTGTCCTGCTGCTGGTGCTGTACGACCCGTGGCTGGCCCGCAGTTACGGCTTCCTGCTCTCCGTGCTCGCCACGGGCGCCCTGCTCACGCTCGCGCCCCGCTGGAGCGCGGCGCTGCGACGGCGCCGGGTGCCGCCGAGGTTGGCCGAGGCGCTGGCCGCCGCGGCTGCCGCGCAGGCGCTGTGCGCGCCGGTTGTGGCGGTGCTGTCGGCTCGGGTGAGCCTGGTGGCGGTGCCGTGCAATCTGCTCGCGGAGTTCGCGATCGCACCGGCCACGGTGCTGGGCTTCGCGGCGCTGGCGACGGCGCCGCTCGCGATGCCGTTGGCCAAGATGCTGGCCTGGTGCGCGAGTTGGCCGACGGGGTGGATCGCGGACGTCGCCCGGACGGGCGCCGCACTGCCCGGGGCGGGCGTGGACTGGCCCGGCAGCTGGACCGGGGCGGCGCTGCTCGCCCTCGCCACGGTGGTCGTCGGGCTCGTCGGCCGGCGACTGCTGCGGCACCCCTGGTGGTGCGGGGTCTGCGGGGCGCTGCTCCTGCTGGTGGTACTGCAGCCGCCGCCGCTGACCAGGGTGGTCACGGGGTGGCCGCCGCCGGGGTGGCGGTTCGCGATGTGCGACGTCGGGCAGGGCGATGCGACGGTGCTCGCGGCGGGCGAGGGGACGGGCGTGGTCGTGGACGCCGGACCCGATCCGACGCTGGTCGACCGGTGCCTGCGCACGCTCGGGATCACCAGGATCCCGCTCGTCGTGCTCACCCACTTCCACGCCGACCATGTGGCGGGCCTGCCCGGCGTGCTGCGCGGGCGGACGGTGGGCGCGATCGAGACGACGGGGCACGAAGCGCCGGTGGACCAGGTGGAGTTCGTCCGCAGGGAGGCGGCCGCCCGGCGCATTCCCGTGACGCGGGCCGCCGCCGGGGAGGAGCGGCGCACCGGGGCGCTGAGCTGGCAGGTCGTCTGGCCCCCGGCACACCCCGCCCTGGCCCCGGACGGCCCGAACGACGCCAGTGTCACCCTGCTCGTCCGGTCGGCCGGGCTGCGGCTCCTGCTGCTCGGTGATCTCGAACCCCCGGCCCAGCGGGCGCTGTTGAGATCCCCGGCGGGGGCGCTGCTCGGCGGCGTGGACGTGCTCAAGGTCGCCCACCACGGCTCGGCCTACCAGGACCCCGAGCTCATACGCAGGGCGGCACCGCGGCTGGCATTGATCAGTTGCGGTGAGGACAACCCGTACGGGCACCCGGCCCCCGGCACCGTCGCGGCGCTGCGGGCGCAGGGCGCGGTGGTGCTGCGGACGGACGAGGACGGGGCGCTGGCGGTCGCGGGTACGGGCGCGGAGCTGCGGGTGGCGGGAGACTGAGGGCATGGATTCCGTTGAGGTTGACGCCTATCTCAGCCGCCTGGGGGTCGAGCACCCGGCGTGGCCGACCGTGGACGTGCTGCGCGAGCTGCATCTGCGCCATCTGCAGACCGTGCCCTTCGAGAACCTGTCGATCCACCTCGGCGAGGAGATCGTGCTGGAGGAGAAGCGGCTGCTGGACAAGGTGGTGGGGGCTGGGCGGGGCGGGTTCTGCTACGAACTGAACGGGGCGTTCGCGACGTTGCTCACCGCGCTGGGTTTCGACGTGACGCTGCTCGCGGCACGGGTCCACGGGAAGGAGGGCCGGCTCGGGATTCCCTACGACCACATGGCGCTGAAGGTGCGGACGGTGGACGGGGGCACATGGCTGGCGGACGTCGGTTTCGGGGCGCACAGTCACTATCCGCTGGCGTTCGAGGCGCGGGGCGAGCAGGTCGACCCGGCGGGTGTGTTCCGGATCGTCGAGGCAGGGCCGGACTCGGCCGGGGTGCGCGGTGGGCACGACGTGGCGGAGGCGGCGGACCTGGACGTCGTCATGGACGGCAGACCCGAGTACCGGCTGGAGCGGCGGCCGCGGGTGCTCGGCGACTTCGTGGCCGGGGCGTGGTGGCACAGCACCTCGCCGGGCTCGCACTTCACACAGTCGCTGGTGTGCTCGCGGGTGACGGAGGAGGGAGGGCGGATCACGCTCAGCGGGCGCACGTTCAAGGAGACGGCGGCCGACGGCACGCGTGAGGAGCGGGAGGTGGGCACGGATGAGGAGGTGCTGCGGGTGTACCGGGAGCGGTTCGGGATCGAGTTGGATCAGGTGCCGACCGTGCGCAGGCCGGGGCGGGACGACTGATACGGGAGCGGGGCTCCTCGGGGGAGGAGGCAGCTCAGATCGCTCAGGCAGCTCAGGCAGCTCAGGCAGCTCAGGCAGCTCAGGCCGCCAAGGCCGCCAAGGCCGTTCAGGGCTACTCGGGGCCACGCGGGGCGGCTCGTGCGGGGCCCGGCACCCCGGCACGGGTTCGACACTCGTGGGTGGCTGAGAATTGCTCCGTGAGCGATGTGAGACATGTGCTGGTGCTGCCCGATCGTGACGCGGCGGAGGAGGTCGTGGGGGCGCTCGGGGAGCGGTTCGGGATCGATGAGGAGCCGCGGCTGGTGCGGGATGCGCTGGCCGGGGAGGACGATGCCGAGGATGCGCAGTGGTTGGTGGTGCTGCGGGACGAGCAAGGGCGGTTGGATCCGGGGGAGCTGGACGAGTTCGCCGGTGAGTGGGACGGCTGGCGGGAGGAGCCGTAGACCGATCGTTGCCGCCTGCCGCCTGCCGCCTGCCGCCTGCCGCCTGCCGCCTGCCGCCTGCCGCTGTCGGGGCCCGGGCCAGTGCGGTGACGGTGCTGGTGCCGCCCCAAGCCAGGCGCAGGTTCAGGCGCGGGCGCGGGCCGGCGGTGGCCCAGGCCACGCTCAGGTTCAGGCGCGGCCCAGACGCAGGCCCAGGCGCACGTCCAGGCGCACGGCCAGGCGCGGCCGCAGGTCGGCGTAGACCCGGGCGAGCCGCGTTGTCAGTGGCCCGTGCCATGCTTGTCGTGATGGCCAGGAAGACTGCTGCTGACGACCTCCTCGCTCCCGTGACCCTCGCCGTGGGTCAGGAGGAGCTGCTGCTCGATCGTGCCGTGCGGGAGGTGGTGGTTGCCGCCAGGGCCGCCGATGCCGACACGGATGTGCGGGATCTGACCCCGGACCAGTTGCAGCCCGGCACGCTGGCCGAGTTGACCAGCCCCTCGCTGTTCGCGGAGCGCAAGGTCGTGGTCGTGCGCGATGCGCAGGATCTGTCGGCCGACACGATCAAGGACGTGACGGCGTATCTGGGGTCGCCGGCCGAGGAGATCACCCTGGTGCTGCTGCACGCCGGTGGGGTCAAGGGCAAGAAGCTCCTCGACGCGGCGCGCAAGGCGGGGGCGCGGGAGGTGGCGTGCCCGAAGATGACCAAGCCGGCGGATCGGCTCGCGTTCGTGCGCGGTGAGTTCCGGGCGACCGGGCGGTCCGCGACGCCCGAGGCCTGTCAGGCGCTGGTCGACGCCGTCGGGAGTGATCTGCGGGAGCTGGCGTCCGCGGTGAGTCAGTTGGTCGCCGATGTCGAGGGGACGATCGACGAGGCCGTCGTCGGGCGGTACTACACCGGCCGCGCCGAGGCGTCGAGCTTCACCGTTGCCGACCGGGCGGTCGAGGGGCGGGCGGCGGAGGCGCTGGAGGCGCTGCGGTGGTCCCTCGCCACGGGCGTGGCGCCTGTCTTGATCACCAGCGCGCTTGCGCAGGGCGTACGGGCCATCGGCAAGCTGTCCTCCGCACGCGGTGGACGCCCCGCCGACCTCGCTCGCGAGCTGGGCATGCCGCCCTGGAAGATCGACCGCGTCCGGCAGCAGATGCGGGGGTGGACGCCCGACGGAGTGGCGGCCGCTCTGCAGGCGGTCGCCGAGGCCGACGCCGGTGTGAAGGGCGGCGGGGACGACCCCGGGTACGCCCTGGAGAAGGCGGTCGTGGCGATCGCGCGGGCGGCGCGGTCCAGGGGACGCGGTTGACCGGCGCCGCGGGCGCGCTCCGGCCATGATCCAGTGGCCGTCGTAGCGACTGCGAGGACAATCGTGCGTGCAGCCTGAAATCGCCGAGCATGATCGACAGATGGAAAGGTGGCGATCGGTATGGCTGAACACCCGCACGCACAGCTCGTCCGCAAGGGCTACGAGGCCTTCTCCCGCGGTGACATGGACACTCTGCGCACCCTGCTGACGGGGGACGCCACGCATCACTTCCCGGGCGAACACCCGCTGGCGGGCGACCACAAGGGCCAGGACGCGTGTGTCCAGATGTACCAGCGGCTCTTCGAGGAGTCGGGCGGGACGCTGAACGTCGAGCTGCGTCAGCTCTTCGTCGACGGCCGTGGACACGTGATGGCCGTGCACCACTCCACGGCCGAGCGTCAGGGCAAGCACCTGGATCTGGACGGCGGCATCGTCTTCCGGATCGTCGGCGACAAGGCCAGTGACCTCGACGAGTGCGTCGACGACATCGACAAGCTCAACGACTTCTGGTCGTGAACCCTGCCCGCTCGTGACCATGGCCCCGCCGCCTCTTGATCCACTGGCCTTCGCCCCTCCGCAGAGGAGAATCAGGGGTATCAGCCGTAACGTACCGATGCGACGGAGAGGTGGCGGTCGCCATGGCTGAACACCCGCACGCACAGCTCGTCCGCAAGGGCTACGAGGCCTTCACACGGGGCGACATGGATGCCCTGCGTGGGCTGATGACCGGGGACTGCACGCACCACGTACCCGGAAGCCACCCGCTGGCGGGCGACTTCAAGGGGCAGGACGCGTGCATCGACATGTACCGTCGGCTCTTCGAGGAGACCAACGGAACGATTCAGGTCGATCTTCGCAGCATTCTCGTCGACGGGCGTGGGCA
Above is a window of Streptomyces sp. DT2A-34 DNA encoding:
- the holA gene encoding DNA polymerase III subunit delta, whose amino-acid sequence is MARKTAADDLLAPVTLAVGQEELLLDRAVREVVVAARAADADTDVRDLTPDQLQPGTLAELTSPSLFAERKVVVVRDAQDLSADTIKDVTAYLGSPAEEITLVLLHAGGVKGKKLLDAARKAGAREVACPKMTKPADRLAFVRGEFRATGRSATPEACQALVDAVGSDLRELASAVSQLVADVEGTIDEAVVGRYYTGRAEASSFTVADRAVEGRAAEALEALRWSLATGVAPVLITSALAQGVRAIGKLSSARGGRPADLARELGMPPWKIDRVRQQMRGWTPDGVAAALQAVAEADAGVKGGGDDPGYALEKAVVAIARAARSRGRG
- a CDS encoding ComEC/Rec2 family competence protein, which encodes MRHDVRAPDPVPSRAAVHAASGNRLGASHPRQEGPTDLRLVPLALAAWATAALMLDAPTVWVGGAVVVCLVVAGVLLLVRRGGVGDSRATGPGRDSAPGWDDPLPGRDDGSLPGRDSASGPDSVPGRFTPPRRQGSALRRLTWPRASAAWPRISVAAVLLCVAAAAASAGLHGADLRRGPVPGLAREYATVTAEVEVTSDPRLTRPRVKGDHMAPTSVLINADVRRVEGAHGTAVVTRAPVLMIVDAAPRSSGAGDVHGALRSSGAGDMRGLPRPPGSGDVNEASQSADGRGSPWLRLLPSTRLRVTAALAPPLAGGDRIAAVLRVRDPAMPHVVGEPSGAQRLAGRLRAGLREATDGLPADARALLPGLVVGDTSRITPELDEAFKETDLAHTLAVSGSNLTIILALLIGPPGLAQRVERRGLAPRLGISLRATALLGGALTLAFVVVCRPDPSVLRAAACGAVALLALATGRRRSLIPALATAVLLLVLYDPWLARSYGFLLSVLATGALLTLAPRWSAALRRRRVPPRLAEALAAAAAAQALCAPVVAVLSARVSLVAVPCNLLAEFAIAPATVLGFAALATAPLAMPLAKMLAWCASWPTGWIADVARTGAALPGAGVDWPGSWTGAALLALATVVVGLVGRRLLRHPWWCGVCGALLLLVVLQPPPLTRVVTGWPPPGWRFAMCDVGQGDATVLAAGEGTGVVVDAGPDPTLVDRCLRTLGITRIPLVVLTHFHADHVAGLPGVLRGRTVGAIETTGHEAPVDQVEFVRREAAARRIPVTRAAAGEERRTGALSWQVVWPPAHPALAPDGPNDASVTLLVRSAGLRLLLLGDLEPPAQRALLRSPAGALLGGVDVLKVAHHGSAYQDPELIRRAAPRLALISCGEDNPYGHPAPGTVAALRAQGAVVLRTDEDGALAVAGTGAELRVAGD
- a CDS encoding ComEA family DNA-binding protein; this encodes MDGPYADWSEGSGVPRVDVATRSDVLRADAPCADVPLDSDVPLGSDASRGDTAHGPDMPDADAGDGAGSRPGTGDAGAGDWRVRVGPALRERMPVWLQARCGLERRSVVALTVVLVLAAGFAVQHFWAGRAQSVRAPEVVRAAAPFGGGELGEEDVAGASAAAAPGAVGTAAAEIVVDVSGKVREPGIHRLPAGSRVADALRVAGGVRPGTNTDGLNRARFLVDGEQVIVGSTAGAPGAAPGAGAGGAVAGAAPAGPVSLNTATVDQLDTLPGVGPVLAQHIIDYRTQHGGFRSVDELREVNGIGDRRFADLRNLVQP
- a CDS encoding DegV family protein → MSRHVAIVTDSTAYLPPRTMERHGITAVPLTVVVGGQALDEGTEISTRSLAQALQKRRPVTTSRPNPQVFAEHYRKVAESGATGIVSLHLSADLSGTYDAAVLAAREAPVPVRVVDTGMVAMALGFCALAAAEAAETGGTVDEAVTAAEKRAGGTAAYFYVDTLDYLRRGGRIGAAQALLGSALAVKPLLQLEGGRIGPLEKVRTASKAIARLEEIAAERAGSAQVDIAVHHLAAPDRASALADRLRGRVPGLAELHVSEVGAVIGAHTGPGLLGVVVSPR
- a CDS encoding nuclear transport factor 2 family protein, which codes for MAEHPHAQLVRKGYEAFSRGDMDTLRTLLTGDATHHFPGEHPLAGDHKGQDACVQMYQRLFEESGGTLNVELRQLFVDGRGHVMAVHHSTAERQGKHLDLDGGIVFRIVGDKASDLDECVDDIDKLNDFWS
- a CDS encoding nuclear transport factor 2 family protein, encoding MAEHPHAQLVRKGYEAFTRGDMDALRGLMTGDCTHHVPGSHPLAGDFKGQDACIDMYRRLFEETNGTIQVDLRSILVDGRGHAVSVHRFQADRNDKHLDENGALVFRIVGDKMTDIDECIEDIDQSDDFWG
- a CDS encoding arylamine N-acetyltransferase, with product MDSVEVDAYLSRLGVEHPAWPTVDVLRELHLRHLQTVPFENLSIHLGEEIVLEEKRLLDKVVGAGRGGFCYELNGAFATLLTALGFDVTLLAARVHGKEGRLGIPYDHMALKVRTVDGGTWLADVGFGAHSHYPLAFEARGEQVDPAGVFRIVEAGPDSAGVRGGHDVAEAADLDVVMDGRPEYRLERRPRVLGDFVAGAWWHSTSPGSHFTQSLVCSRVTEEGGRITLSGRTFKETAADGTREEREVGTDEEVLRVYRERFGIELDQVPTVRRPGRDD
- the leuS gene encoding leucine--tRNA ligase, which encodes MSETNPAATAEVAAPHRYTAAMAAEIEARWQDFWDAEGTYAAPNPKGDLAGDPEAVARPKKFIMDMFPYPSGAGLHVGHPLGYIATDVFARFQRMTGHNVLHTLGFDAFGLPAEQYAVQTGTHPRVSTEANIENMKSQLRRLGLGHDKRRSFATIDPDYYKWTQWIFLQIFNSWYDDEAKKARPISELVAAFESGERAVPGHTRAWSELSAAERADVLGKFRLAYASDAPVNWCPGLGTVLANEEVTAEGRSERGNFPVFKAKLRQWNMRITAYADRLLDDLDALDWPEAIKLQQRNWIGRSEGARVDFPIDGERITVFTTRPDTLFGATYMVLAPEHPLVEKFTPAAWPEGTHDVWTGGHATPAEAVAAYRAQAASKSDVERQAEAKDKTGVFIGSYATNPVNGDKIPVFIADYVLMGYGTGAIMAVPAGDQRDFEFARAFELPIRCIVEPTDGRGTDTSTWEDAFASHDAKIINSTGEGVSLDGLGVAEAKARITEWLESKGIGEGTVNFRLRDWLFSRQRYWGEPFPIVYDEDGIAHALPESMLPLELPEVEDYSPRTFDPDDADTQPETPLSRNEEWVNVTLDLGDGPKRYRRETNTMPNWAGSCWYELRYLDPHNDQQLVDPEIEQYWMGPREGRPHGGVDLYVGGAEHAVLHLLYARFWSKVLFDLGHVSSAEPFHKLFNQGMIQAYVYRDSRGIAVPAAEVEERDGAYYYQGEKVSRLLGKMGKSLKNAVTPDEIAAEYGADTLRLYEMAMGPLDVSRPWDTRAVVGQFRLLQRLWRNVVDETTGDVTVVDAEPDEDTLRALHKAIDGVRGDLEGMRFNTAIAKVTELNNHLTKAGGAVSRSVAEALVLMAAPLAPHIAEELWRRLGHEDSVVHQDFPVADPAYVVDETVTCVVQIKGKVKARLEVSPAISDEELEKVALSDEKVVAALDGAGIRKVIVRAPKLVNIVPV